The genomic interval TCCACCACCGGATTGATGTGTTCATGGGCGGCCTGGATTCGCGCATGGGCATCACTGGCCATATCGGATAATGCTTTCAGGGGATCTTCAGACATTGAGGCTGGCCTGGAATCGGCTGAATGGAGTGGGTGAGACGGTCATTGAAGTCTAGCAGACTGCGGCACGAGGCAATTCATGGCGGAGATAGCAAGATCGCGAAATACCGGCTCTGAGGTGATCATACCGGGAAACCGGTCGGCCATGGCTCGGCGACAAGTGGGCTCCCGCTTTTCGCTGCGTTTCGTGCAGTCAGTGTGGGCATCGGAACCCAGGGCGGCGTCGAAGGCGTCTTCGCACAGCTGCGGAACCTGATCGGCAGCCCAATCCACCACCGTACCGCGCTCGACCGGATTGGCTGCAAGATTGGTAAACCGACTGGGATCAACCGGCCCCGGCTTTTCCTGTGATTGGTCCCAGACCACGTAAATCAGTGCCGCTGTGACCAGCGTGACAGTAACCACAGGAAACTTCATGGGCGCGTCCGTATCGGAAAAATGAGCACTGGATGTTAAAGACTCTGCCGCACCCTGCCAACCCGGCCGCACTCGCTAACGCGAATGAATTCTGGTCCGGAGAAAAAGTGCGGGCCGTTTCGAATTATAGGGTCATCCGAGGACTTAGTAGCGTTTTGTAGTTTTTAGTGTCGTGAGCTAGCGCAGCGGCTACTTATTTTCTACTCTCGAATTCCAACGATGGACAATCACGAAAAGGACTTTCGCTATGTTTGTTGTCAAACGACGCCAGGACGAAACCCGCCTCACCGAAACCCTCTCCAACCAGGACCACTACATCCAGGCAATCAAGAACTGCAATGCAGTGATTGAGTTCACCCCAGACGGAACCATTGCCGATGTGAACCAGAACTTCCTTGATGTCGTCGGCTACACCAAAGAAGAAGTGGTCGGTCGCCACCATGCCATGTTCTGCGACAGTGATTACGTTAAAGGCAGCGAGTATCGTTCCTTCTGGGAAGCCCTGCGCCGCGGCGAACCCCAAAATGGAGAATTCGCGCGCTTTACCAAGGCTGGCGACAAGGTGTGGCTGCAGGCCAACTACTTTCCGGTAATGCAGGCCAGTACCGTGGTTCGGATTGTGAAATTTGCCTCGGATATCACCGAATCCACCAACAAACGCATAGCAGACGCGGCTGTCTTCGACGCACTGAACCGCTCCCTCGCCGTGATCGAGTTTACCCCCGAAGGCCACATCCTCAGCGCCAACGACAATTTCCTGGCCGCCACCGGCTATGCGCTCAGAGACATCAAGGACCAACACCACCGGATGTTCTGTTACGAGGACTTCTACCGGGAAAATCCCAAATTCTGGGAGGAGCTGGCCAAAGGCAACTTCCGCTCGGGGCAGTTTCAGCGGCGCCACCAGAATGGCAACGAAATCTGGCTGGAAGCCACTTACAACCCGGTTTTCGACACCGCTGGCAAGGTCATCAAGGTCATTAAATTCGCCAGTGATATCACTGCAAAAGTACGACAAACAGAGTCCTTGCGGGCCATCACCGAAGCCGTTACTCAGGCCGCTGACAACACCATCGCCAAGGCAGAATCAGGTACCGAAACCCTGCAGGCCGCTGTGGAGGCTGCCAATCAATGCTCCTCGGCAGTAACCACGTGTGCTGCGCTGGCGGAACAGTTGATGTCACAGTCTAAAAACATCACCGATATCGTCGGGACTATCAGTAGCATTGCCGAACAAACCAACCTGCTGGCTCTTAATGCTGCCATTGAGGCGGCCCGAGCAGGCGAACACGGGCGCGGATTTGCGGTGGTGGCTGATGAAGTCCGTCAGCTTGCTGCCCGGGCGCAGCAGTCGACCGTTGAGATTGGCAATCTGGTAGAAACCAATCATGACCTCACTGGCCAGATGACGAGCCAGATGGATCAGGTGCAACAACACGCCGAATCGGGCGCCGGCCAAGTGGAACAAGCATCCAGTGCGTTCCATGATGTCCGGGATGGCGCGGTGTCATTGTCCGAAATCATCCGCGACAGCCAACATCGCTGACCGCAGAGGTAAGCGCCCAACTTCGCAGCAGATTGGCCTGAAGGGCACCAAGGCGATAACATCGCTCGTAGGCTGGAGAAGCTATCTGGCCACTATCTAACGAAGAGCCTGGGAGCTGGCACCTTGATCGATTTCCGTAGTGATACCGTGACCAAACCAACCCCTGAGATGCGCGAAGCAATGGCGCGTGCCGAGGTCGGAGACGATGTCTACGGAGACGACCCCACCATCAACAGCCTCGAAGCCTACGCCGCCGACCGGCTCGGCTTTGAGGCGGCTCTCTTCACCGCCAGCGGTACCCAGGCCAACCTGCTGGCCATCATGAGCCACTGTGGTCGAGGCGATGAGTACCTGTGCGGTCAGGCTGCCCATAACTATCGCTACGAGGGCGGCGGAGCAGCCGTGCTTGGAAGCGTTCAGCCCCAGCCCATAGAGAATGAGCCGGACGGCAGTATCGATCTGGACAAGGCCCGAGCCGCGATCAAGGCTGACGATTTTCATTTCGCCATGACCCGCCTGCTATCACTGGAAAACACCATCGGCGGCAAGGTACTTTCCCTGGAATACCAGCGCCAGGCGCGCGCCTTTTGTGATGAGCATGGGCTGCAACTGCACCTGGACGGAGCCCGGGTATTCAACGCCGCGGCCGCTTGCCACTGCGACATTACGGAGATTACCCGGCACTACCACTCAGTCAGCGTTTGTTTATCGAAGGGACTGGGCGCTCCAGTAGGCTCACTGCTATTGGGTTCGGAGGACTTCATTCAGCGCGCCAGACGGTTGCGCAAGATGGTTGGTGGCGGCATGCGCCAGGCCGGCATCCTGGCCGCAGCCGGCAAGATCGCACTGGGCCAAGGGCCGCGACGGCTGCAGGAAGACCATGATAACGCCCAGGCTCTGACCGCCGGGCTCGCCGATATTCGTCAGTTGGATGTTGACCCATCTGGCACCCAAACCAACATCGTCTATGCTCGCTGTCGAGTTGGCCAAGCCACCGACTTGCGCGATCACCTGGCTGAGCAAGGCATCCTGATCAACGCCGGCAATCCACTGCGCTTTGTCACCCACCGGGATGTTAACCGCCAGGATGTGGACCGGTTGCTAACGGCCGTTCGGCAGTTTTATCAGGCCAAACAAGCGTCGTAGGCCTTTCCCGCCTGTGTTCATAACTCCCCTTCGACGCGCCAAATTACTCACAACATCTGTGGATAACTGTGTTAGCACATGAAGGATAGGTGGCCGGGAGCCCCTGAAACCGGGCACTGCCAGAATCTGATGGCAAATTGATCGAAAAAGCCGAATCGTAAGAACTTACTACAATGTTCTTGCTGCAAAATCACTGAGATGACAAGCTCCAAGGGTTTTCCAAGGGACACATTCCACAAACTCCAGATAAGGAACTCGATATGGGAAGCTCGAAACTCGTTGGTGTAGTTTTGCTCGTGGTCGGTATTGCCCTACTCTTCTTCGGCTACCAGTCCACTCAGTCGGTTGGCGGAGAAATTTCCGAAACCCTTACGGGCCAATACACAGATGAAACCATGTTGTTCCTGATTGGCGGTGCCGCTGCCGCTGCCGCTGGCGCGTTCCTGACGTTTTTCAGGAAATAAGGGCCTCGCTTGTTGTATGGGGGGAGCACACTGGCATGGGCTCCCCCACTCCTGCCCTTTCCTAGCAATCTGTTAGGAGCAAAACCGTCAACTTCTTTTACACCACCTCTCCCAACAGAATTTAATTTACTGATTTTCCGTGCTTTATAATCTGGGTGCGGATGTTGCTTAGGTATCGGGGAACCCACGAAAGGGAGTTCTTACTGTGAAAATCCTAACAACCTTAGTGCTCTTATCACTGGTCGCTACCTCAGCAATCGCCGGTGATGTTTATGTCCCACCACCGACGTCGGTGCCTGAGCCAGGTGTTCTCGGCCTGTTTGCCACCGCAGGTGTCATGCTGTTTCTTGCAAGAAAGTTTCGTAAGTAGGTCAGCGCTGCGGGGTGCGAGCTTTGGCTGTATCGCATTCCGCGGGTCGATGAGACTGTTCGGCGAGGGGCTTCATGGGAATTTATGGGCTGGTAACACTGGTCGGAGTCGTTCTGCTGCTGGCGCTTGAGCCCATCCTTGCCAGAAATTCTCTACATTATTCCCGTCTCGACCGCTGGTGCAATAACATTGGGCTTGCCTTTACCAACGAGGTGATTCGCTTCTGTTTGCCGCTGGCGTTAGCACTGGTCGCAGTCGACGGGCCTTGGCAGGCCTTTAATGCCAGCTCCCTTGGACTACTGTGGGGCACACTGCTGGCCTTTATCATCATGGACTTCAGTCTGTACTGGGTGCACCGTTTCAGTCATGAACTGCATTGGTTGTGGCGTTTGCATCGCACCCATCACAGCGACCTGGACATGGACGTCACCACGTCTTTCCGGCACCACCCTGGCGAGGTTGGCTTGAAACTCATCCTGATGACTGGGTTTATTGGCCTATTGGGTTTCACTCCCGCTCACCTGCTGACGTACGTGCTTTTACACCGGTGCTTTGCGCTCTGGTCGCATTCAAATGTCCGCATGCCTGAAAGCCTGGAAAAGCAACTCGCGAAAGTGCTGGTCACCCCAAGAGTGCACCAGATTCACCACTCGGCCTGTCAGCCGGAGACTGACAGCAATTACGGGCAGGTTCTTACCCTTTGGGATCGCCTGTTCAAAACCTACCTCTCACCGAATCAAGTGCCCTGCCCGGCACGCTTTGGCCTGGATGACTTTCGCTCGGATGAAGACCAACGCCTGAGCGCACTCTTCGCCCAGCCCATTCGTTAGCCCCTTCATTAGCCCAACAGGCTCTGCCGATTTACCTGAGACTCTGAAACGCGCCTTTTACATGGCTGGCAAGGGCATCGTTTAGAGGGTTGGACCCACGGCGAACCAGGGCCAATTGGTAGGAACCGATATCCGGTAAGTCATCGCTGACTATCTGCTTCAAAGGAGGCCGAACCAGGCTCTTGGGGAACGGCGCCACCGCCAGATCAGCCACCATGGCCGCCTCCTGCCCGGAGCAATGTTCACAGGTATAGGCAATGCGGTAGGGTTTACCGACACGGTCCAGAGCCCGGAGCGTCATCTGGCGCCAGGCACAACCCTCGTGCGCCAGGGCAATGGGAAGCGGCGTCCGAAGAAATGCAGAACTGCCTTCCCGGCCGGCCCAGACTAACGGCTCATCGTGAACCACCTCGCCACGGCTTTCCCGCCCCTCATTGGCGACCGTAACCAGCACCATGTCCAAGTCCCCGGAATCCAGGCGGGCCAAGTTCTGCTTGCTGGAGCCGACCACCACATCCACCAGAACTGCCGGATAGGAACGAGCGAACTGAGCTAGGACCTCCGGCAGAATCCGGGTTCCCACATCATCCGATGTGCCGATTCCCACTTTGCCCTCCAGCGAGGGGGCAATAAAGTGCTGTACCGCCTCCTGATTCAAGCGGAGCAATCGTCGGCTGTAATCCAACAGCACCTCGCCCTCTGCCGTCAGAGTGACCTGTCGGGGCGCCCGGATAAACAGGCTTTTGCCAAGGTTCCGTTCAAGCTGCTTGATCTGCATGCTCAGTGCAGAAGGAGTGCGGTGGACCATCTTGGCGGCTTCGGTGAAGGTGCCGCATTCCGAGATAGCTACGAAGGTTCGGAGTACGTCATTATCGAGCAAGGGCATGTTCACGTGCCTCGCCTCCCGTGGTGAAGGGTGAAATCTCACTTAAGCATAACTGAAGGCAAACTTAAATTCTTTTCGTTTGATTGAACGCATCATGACAGCCATCCTAGTGTTTCGAAGCGCTGGTAAGACTGTAAGACGCGAAAAACCAAGCGCGTACCAAGGGCTAACTGCTAACCGACAGGTGACGACCATGCTGGCATTCAAGAACCATCATCAATCTGCCCCGTATCAGCCGTTTACCGCCTGGATGGAGAGTTATTCGCGGCGCCAGAATTTCCGGCGCATGGCTCGGTCACTGCTGGCGGAGCGGGACGAGATATTGTCTGACCTGGGATATAACCGTTACGACCTGCTCGACGCTTTACACCTGCCCCTTCATAGCGATGCGATGCAGTATATCGAGGCCCGACGGTCAAGGCGGAAGCAGCAGAACCGGACGGACTGACTGTCAGTCCTGCCCAGGCAGTTGTGAAAACCGAACAAGAGTGAACTCGTCGGCCAGAGAATCCGCAATGTGACGGATGTGGGCAGGTGTGATTTCGCAGCAGCCACCGACCACACTGGCACCATCCGCCAGCCAATGACGAACCTCTTCGGTATAACTGCCCGGGGAAACGTCAGGCCTGGCCTCCAAGGCATCAACTGAGCCGCCACGCGCCATAGCCTCCACCGACTTGAAGGCGTTGGCGTAACCGCCAACGTGGGGATACAGGCCTACGAGCTCTGGCATGGCAGCGGTGACCAGTTCGGGGTCACAGCAGTTCAACATGACCGCCGTGGGGGTATAAGCTGCGACGGCAGCAATGGCCTCTGAAAGACTTTCGCCAGACTTCAGTTTGCCATTGCCCTCCAGGCGAAAGGCCACGCCATAGGGCTTGCCTGAAGCCTGAGCCGCAGCGCAGGCGGCCTTCGCTTCCAGTGTATTGGTCATCGTTTCGATGAGAAGAACGTCGGCACGAGACTGGAGTCGGGCGAGGGTATCGTATTCGGCTTTCAGATCGTCGAAAGTGCGATCTGGCTGAACCTTATAACTGCCAACCAAAGGCCCCAAACAACCGGCAATGTCCACGTCGACGCCGGCAGCCTTAATCGCCTTTTCCAGCACATTGAAGGCCTGCTGATGAATCGTTTCCAGACGATCCAGCATCCCCTGCTCTCGCAACCGGGTTGGCGTGGCCGCATAGGTATTGAGCGACAAGGTTCGGGCCCCGGCCCGGATGAAATCCTCATGCACACTGGTCACCACCTCCGGCTGTTCCAGCATGACGGCGACCGACCACAGCGGAGAGCTCAGCTCGCGGGCGCGCCGGTATATTTCCTGGCCAAGACCACCATCAAGAAGAGCAACAGATCGCATAAGACGTTTGGTTCCTTAAAATTCATTGTGAGACTATTGTCATTATGACAGCGAATGTGAAAACCCGAATCCTCCTTCGGTCGAAACGACTGAATATTTATCTTGTGCGCTACCCGGAAGGCCATAAGGTGGGCCCCCACCTGGACATGATTGCCAAGGGGCGCCTATATAAACTCAATTGCGTACTGGTTAAACCAAAGGTGGGCGGGGAGTTCATCTGTGATCGGAATTTGTTTAATCTGGCAGGGCGGATCGTTCTGTTTCGCCCAGACCTTCACCAGCATCGCGTCGAGAAAATTCAACGCGGAAACCGCTGGCTGCTGAGCTTCGCGCTAACAGTTTGAGGCGGCATAGACGAACCCGCATCCCGTGAAGAATGCTTCACAGAAAACTGAATCTTGCAGCTATTAGCTGGGCAACACTTTCTTAGAGGGACGCCTCACCCACACAAAGAGCAGCCCGGTTAACAGCGTCACTACCGATGAGGGGCCAGGTACGACCGAAGCGCGCATCGAAGTAATCACCCCAGTCAAACCATACATGGTGATACTGTCGTTAACCCAGGCCAAGTCGATGGCAGTAGAAAAGCGTCCCCCGATAAAATCTTCAATTGGAAAATGATCTGGCCCGAAAGCGAACGGCGAGCCGCTAAAATCGAGATCCATGCTTACTACGTCAGGGCCGTATCCTCCCAGGGGGACTTCGTCAGCGTATACAAATGAGTTACTTAAAAAGTTCAGATAGTGGAAGGCGCCGCCTGCATTGTGGTAAGTCAGACCGAGCGTCGAAAACGCCCAGGATAGAACCTCACCCCGGCCAGTGCCTCCGGCCCCGCTGCGCGTCGCCATCGGATCAAACACGATTTGACCACTCATGAACGCATTGCCGTTGGTTATCACCAAACCATCATCTCGAATTAAGGCGCTCCGTGGATCTAAATCACCGACGTTAGAAAGAATTCCCGTCGTGTGACCTTCAAAGATATACGTGATGGGTGCGGCCCACCCTATCGAGCAGGCCATTGACAGGAAAACCAAAATGAAAAAGCGCATGGCACCAAGTTCCTTTTGAGGCGAAGAAAAGAGTGCTCAAGCATTATTAATGCCGACGCTTTGCAGACAAGCAGTTAGCTCAGCCTACGCGCCGATAGTGTTTAAAAAGCTGACGCTATTCGAGCGACGACGGCAGGTTTTTCGGAATAGGGGGCAGGCTTCGCAATCAGGCTTCATCCAACCGGCTGACACCCTCGAATAGCCAACGCAATATTGGCGCTGGCTTCAATCTGTTCGTAGTACTTGGAGGCGGAATTAACGCCCATCTCGGCGTAACTACCCGCTTCCGGGCTGACGAGAGTACTTAGCTGCGCCAGAGCCTCTGCGGACTGGCGGTCACGATCGTAGGCATTGAAAGCCTGGTAGATTTCACTGCAGGTAACACCATCGCCATCAGTCGCCGCAGACGACATATAGGTCGAGGTTTGGCAGCCAGACAACAGCGTGATGGCGGCGATGGCAAACAGGAAAGAACGCTTCACAGGCAAGAGACTCCACGATTAGACGGGTGATTTAAACTTGCCCGCATACTAACAGATGCTACTTCGCCATGTGTGCCGCAAACGCGACGACAAACGCGGACTCCTGAAACACCTTCAAGCCGGTCTCCGAAAAGGTGATCGGCAGCGGATTTGCAGCCAGCGTGGATTTGATCTGCGCTGGCGACAACAGTGTCACTTCCACGTCGACCTCCGAAATCAGCTGAATGGTTGCTTCCAGTTTGAAACTGATGGCACCGCCCGCAAACTTCCCCTTCGGCATCCGCTCCTTGATCGCGACTTTTTGCACGTTATAGTCGGAAAGCAGCTTCGCGAACGAGGCCTGAAATTCCTGCAGGTCTGCTCTGGTGTGATTCTTCTTAAGCGTAAGCTTGCGCACCTTGCACTCAGGAAGACTGAACTGCCCCTGATCCAGGTTCAGCAAACACACCACCGCATCGCTGCCGCTCAGTTCAACACCGCAAATAATCATCAATTCACCTCAATTGCTGTCAGCCGCAGCATTTCTTGAATTTAAGCCCGCTACCGCACGTGCATGGGTCGTTACGAGACGGCAATTTCTCCGCGGTGACCGTATTGCCTTTGTTCAGAATGACAGTCAGCTCGCTGATGGATTCAGTGGCGCCTTCGCGGGTATCAAGAGCTACGTTTGCGTACAGCCCGGCCTCGGCCACCTGTGTCTCGATCTCTTGTTTGCGCGCTTCACTGGTAACCACCAGCGACAGCGGGAACTTCCGGGTTCCGCTCTTCTGGCTTGCGTTGGTCTGAAAACCGCCGTAACGGGTGTGATGCTGACGCGCATCCTGACGGCCTTTGTAGAAAAATTTGTCTGACATATCGTCATCCCGATTGGTTGAGAAAGACACAAGGCTCACGAAGATCTGCGCAGGCCGCTGTCGAGGCCGCGAGTTTTAGCACGCTTCCCGGAGTTTCTGTTAATGCTTTTTAGTCAGGAAATCCAGACACCCCGTCCGACATCCCGGCCACTTCGCCCAACCGGCCACAAACCAAAACCAATAAATTCAGATAGTTACATAGCTGGCACGAAACTTCCTTGGCATTACCCGCCGAAAAATAAATCCAATAAAAGGAGCATTCGATGATCACACGTTCATCCCTATCACTGCGCGTTGGCACCGCGCTGTCGACACTCATGCTGTCAGCCCTGCTGATGGCTCCAGCTGCGCCCTCCTCTGCGGGCCAAACCTACTCCTATTCCCTGCCACAACAACCCTACAGCCAGTCCCGCGCCCGGGACTACAAAGTGTATGTGCCGGATAATGTCGCCTCACCCGCCCCAATGGTGATGGCGCTGCATGGCTGCAAACAGACCAACAATGATGTGCTTAACGACTGGGGCCTGACCGCCGCTGCCGACAACTACGGATTCATTCTGGTGGCTCCGTTTATCACCACTTACGACGGTCTACGAAACGAGAACTGTTGGGGATTCTGGTTCGACCACCATCGTCACGAAGGCGCCGGCGAGACGGAGGACCTGCACCAGATCGGCCTTGCCGTTGAGGCCAACTACAACATCGATCCCAACCGCCGATTCATCACCGGCTTATCCTCCGGCGGCGCCATGACCATTGTTGCCGCGGTAACTCATAACGAATACTGGGCTGCTGCTGCACCCGCGGCCGGTTTGCCTTACGGCGAAGATGCCGGATCGGTGTCGCTGTCCGGCCAGTGTCCGGGGAGCGCCAATTTTCACAGTGTTTCCCGAGTGGTCTCGGATATGCAGAACGAACTGGATGACAGTTACCCCATTCCGCTGATGGTGCTGCAAAACGAGAATGACTGCACCGTGCTGAAAACGGCAGCGGATAACACTCGCGATGCACATCTCAAGGTTTTCGGCACGCCCGCCTATGACACCACCAGCGAGGCCCAGGCGTCATCCACCGCGTGTGCGCCCTACTACCAGAACAACTACAGCTGCCAACACATCCGATATACCG from Marinobacter sp. LA51 carries:
- a CDS encoding PBPRA1643 family SWIM/SEC-C metal-binding motif protein — encoded protein: MSDKFFYKGRQDARQHHTRYGGFQTNASQKSGTRKFPLSLVVTSEARKQEIETQVAEAGLYANVALDTREGATESISELTVILNKGNTVTAEKLPSRNDPCTCGSGLKFKKCCG
- a CDS encoding PEP-CTERM sorting domain-containing protein (PEP-CTERM proteins occur, often in large numbers, in the proteomes of bacteria that also encode an exosortase, a predicted intramembrane cysteine proteinase. The presence of a PEP-CTERM domain at a protein's C-terminus predicts cleavage within the sorting domain, followed by covalent anchoring to some some component of the (usually Gram-negative) cell surface. Many PEP-CTERM proteins exhibit an unusual sequence composition that includes large numbers of potential glycosylation sites. Expression of one such protein has been shown restore the ability of a bacterium to form floc, a type of biofilm.); translated protein: MPEPGVLGLFATAGVMLFLARKFRK
- a CDS encoding LysR substrate-binding domain-containing protein; translation: MPLLDNDVLRTFVAISECGTFTEAAKMVHRTPSALSMQIKQLERNLGKSLFIRAPRQVTLTAEGEVLLDYSRRLLRLNQEAVQHFIAPSLEGKVGIGTSDDVGTRILPEVLAQFARSYPAVLVDVVVGSSKQNLARLDSGDLDMVLVTVANEGRESRGEVVHDEPLVWAGREGSSAFLRTPLPIALAHEGCAWRQMTLRALDRVGKPYRIAYTCEHCSGQEAAMVADLAVAPFPKSLVRPPLKQIVSDDLPDIGSYQLALVRRGSNPLNDALASHVKGAFQSLR
- a CDS encoding homocysteine S-methyltransferase family protein, whose product is MRSVALLDGGLGQEIYRRARELSSPLWSVAVMLEQPEVVTSVHEDFIRAGARTLSLNTYAATPTRLREQGMLDRLETIHQQAFNVLEKAIKAAGVDVDIAGCLGPLVGSYKVQPDRTFDDLKAEYDTLARLQSRADVLLIETMTNTLEAKAACAAAQASGKPYGVAFRLEGNGKLKSGESLSEAIAAVAAYTPTAVMLNCCDPELVTAAMPELVGLYPHVGGYANAFKSVEAMARGGSVDALEARPDVSPGSYTEEVRHWLADGASVVGGCCEITPAHIRHIADSLADEFTLVRFSQLPGQD
- a CDS encoding DUF3185 family protein, whose translation is MGSSKLVGVVLLVVGIALLFFGYQSTQSVGGEISETLTGQYTDETMLFLIGGAAAAAAGAFLTFFRK
- the ltaE gene encoding low-specificity L-threonine aldolase, coding for MIDFRSDTVTKPTPEMREAMARAEVGDDVYGDDPTINSLEAYAADRLGFEAALFTASGTQANLLAIMSHCGRGDEYLCGQAAHNYRYEGGGAAVLGSVQPQPIENEPDGSIDLDKARAAIKADDFHFAMTRLLSLENTIGGKVLSLEYQRQARAFCDEHGLQLHLDGARVFNAAAACHCDITEITRHYHSVSVCLSKGLGAPVGSLLLGSEDFIQRARRLRKMVGGGMRQAGILAAAGKIALGQGPRRLQEDHDNAQALTAGLADIRQLDVDPSGTQTNIVYARCRVGQATDLRDHLAEQGILINAGNPLRFVTHRDVNRQDVDRLLTAVRQFYQAKQAS
- a CDS encoding methyl-accepting chemotaxis protein yields the protein MFVVKRRQDETRLTETLSNQDHYIQAIKNCNAVIEFTPDGTIADVNQNFLDVVGYTKEEVVGRHHAMFCDSDYVKGSEYRSFWEALRRGEPQNGEFARFTKAGDKVWLQANYFPVMQASTVVRIVKFASDITESTNKRIADAAVFDALNRSLAVIEFTPEGHILSANDNFLAATGYALRDIKDQHHRMFCYEDFYRENPKFWEELAKGNFRSGQFQRRHQNGNEIWLEATYNPVFDTAGKVIKVIKFASDITAKVRQTESLRAITEAVTQAADNTIAKAESGTETLQAAVEAANQCSSAVTTCAALAEQLMSQSKNITDIVGTISSIAEQTNLLALNAAIEAARAGEHGRGFAVVADEVRQLAARAQQSTVEIGNLVETNHDLTGQMTSQMDQVQQHAESGAGQVEQASSAFHDVRDGAVSLSEIIRDSQHR
- a CDS encoding sterol desaturase family protein, which produces MGIYGLVTLVGVVLLLALEPILARNSLHYSRLDRWCNNIGLAFTNEVIRFCLPLALALVAVDGPWQAFNASSLGLLWGTLLAFIIMDFSLYWVHRFSHELHWLWRLHRTHHSDLDMDVTTSFRHHPGEVGLKLILMTGFIGLLGFTPAHLLTYVLLHRCFALWSHSNVRMPESLEKQLAKVLVTPRVHQIHHSACQPETDSNYGQVLTLWDRLFKTYLSPNQVPCPARFGLDDFRSDEDQRLSALFAQPIR
- a CDS encoding DUF3010 family protein, producing MIICGVELSGSDAVVCLLNLDQGQFSLPECKVRKLTLKKNHTRADLQEFQASFAKLLSDYNVQKVAIKERMPKGKFAGGAISFKLEATIQLISEVDVEVTLLSPAQIKSTLAANPLPITFSETGLKVFQESAFVVAFAAHMAK